One Sphaeramia orbicularis chromosome 21, fSphaOr1.1, whole genome shotgun sequence DNA window includes the following coding sequences:
- the dnajb2 gene encoding dnaJ homolog subfamily B member 2, producing MVDYYNILGVSRAASQDDIKKAYRKLALKWHPDKNPDNKEEAERKFKELAEAYEVLSDKSKRDAYDRYGNDNMRHTGSSSSDFSSDLPGFTFTFRNPEEVFREFFGGQDPFANFFDDFSTFGSSSRLGPSRFFSFPSAGVDFTSFSTLGGLDGMDSMGGGRSNFKSVSTSTRVINGKRTTTKKIKENGQERIEIEEDGVLKSVMINGVEDEMALALELSRREGRPHVSPQKPRLQQNRSPAESRSSPFSAATQRSFSSAPFYNYGGTVGGSEDDEDDEELQMALACSLSEMEAQQNAAATDYISDSDFEAFTS from the exons ATGGTAGATTACTATAACATCTTGGGAGTGTCCAGAGCAGCATCCCAGGACGACATCAAGAAGGC GTACAGAAAACTGGCCCTGAAATGGCACCCAGACAAAAACCCAGACAATAAGGAGGAAGCAGAGAGGAAGTTTAAAGAACTGGCAGAGGCCTATGAAGTTCTGTCTGACA AAAGTAAACGTGATGCTTATGACAGATATGGAAATGACAACATGCGACACACAG GTTCCTCAAGCTCAGACTTTTCTTCAGATTTGCCAGGATTCACCTTCACATTCCGGAACCCAGAGGAAGTGTTCAGAGAGTTTTTTGGTGGCCAGGATCCATTCGCTAACTTCTTTG ATGATTTCTCAACGTTCGGTTCATCCTCACGCCTCGGCCCCAGTCGCTTCTTCTCTTTTCCTTCAGCAGGAG TCGACTTCACATCCTTCTCTACTTTGGGTGGTCTGGATGGGATGGACAGCATGGGTGGAGGGAGGAGCAACTTCAAATCTGTGTCTACATCCACTCGGGTTATAAATGGAAAACGCACAACCACAAAAAA gatAAAGGAGAACGGACAGGAACGAATAGAGATCGAAGAGGATGGTGTGTTAAAGTCTGTCATGATAAACG GTGTGGAGGATGAAATGGCTCTTGCGCTGGAGCTGAGCCGAAGAGAAGGCCGTCCCCATGTCTCACCTCAGAAACCACGTCTCCAGCAAAACAGATCTCCCGCCGAGTCCCGCTCCAGCCCTTTCTCTGCAGCCACGCAACGGTCATTTAGCTCCGCCCCGTTCTACAACTACGGCGGGACCGTGGGAGGCAgcgaggatgatgaagatgacgaagagCTGCAGATGGCTCTGGCATGCAGCCTGTCAGAAATGGAGGCCCAGCAGAATGCGGCTGCCACCGACTACATATCAG